Proteins from one Leptonema illini DSM 21528 genomic window:
- a CDS encoding efflux RND transporter permease subunit produces the protein MTKALSFFMEHRLVTTVFLSMLLALGFVSLSSMNREAFPKVTLDKVVIQTPYPGGTPEEIERLVSIPLEKQLRSVSNIDEVRSYNLENVSVIMVFLKEGMPDTRPAVEDIKDAVERTALPPGALAPTVEEITTDKQQVVDVAFSLKRDGAHVPTTEEYRMLRDTAKAFEDKLYELPEIAEVERFGYRNRQFLVEADPAALNAKRVGLNQILNVLGMRNVDMPSGVMRLNGTEYLLRTRGQFSEALEMRSVPIVGNATGFMTVLSDVAQVFDTYEDPTIYEKYDGSHVIVLRVWKTETADIINAAEAAKATVEKMKERYPEVEVTVFLDQSTDVVRQLNDLIMNFVTGLTLVVAALFFILGFRLSMIISFAIPSIFLIAFTIIHAAGITINTISIFALVMVLGMMVDNSIVVAENSFRLMQEGQARGDAIRNTLSEVFAPLLVTMLAIGAAFAPLLFMGGIIGKFVFGIPAVILIVLVVSLVFSLVFLPSWLNTFLPERVKATYGGDDEEAGGFGLIVRAYRKTMAIALRYRYAVIGGFTVFFFGLLFLAGRFLPFVLFPAGGEDQIDIKTYMPQGTTLQRNLEVMDKAEGLITEVVGDQLVFLRDRVGIHEPPFDDPKPGEETHRSTVIVKLTPVQERDDEASAAIYVKKIRDRLKKAQQAGELPAEFRYDVEAALHGPPVGKPVSLQIRGPEFAQLKEIAALYMKELEGMPGVYDVSLDLEEGKEEIRFYVKDDVAAKAGLSVNDVAESIRTAFNGEVASSISKGEDRINIVVRFPDEARHKIESLKKVKVQNNQGRLVPLERVAYFTRERSYSMINRQDLMRVVRVEASVDTDLTTSLDVNRLLQKKIDISKDYQDYSVNFGGEQEDAQDSFTDLVISFAFAMGVIFAIFLVYFNSATTTGVVMGAIPFGIAGVLLGLMLHGKPLSFMSMLAIVALSGSIVANTLVLVTFTEELRKKGQDLHEAIINAGAIRLRPVLLTTVTTVIGLLPSAYGIPTVDHFVQPLSLSFAWGLMFATLITLVLCPLLYMMKEDFLARLRKA, from the coding sequence ATGACAAAGGCACTATCATTTTTTATGGAGCATCGACTGGTGACGACCGTCTTCCTCTCGATGCTCCTTGCCCTGGGATTCGTCTCCCTTTCTTCTATGAATAGAGAGGCCTTCCCGAAAGTAACTCTCGATAAGGTGGTTATACAGACCCCGTATCCTGGAGGCACGCCTGAAGAGATCGAGCGACTTGTTTCCATTCCTCTGGAAAAGCAGCTTCGATCCGTTTCAAATATCGACGAAGTGCGCAGCTATAACCTCGAAAACGTCAGCGTGATCATGGTCTTTCTGAAAGAAGGCATGCCCGATACGCGACCGGCCGTCGAAGATATTAAAGACGCCGTCGAGCGCACGGCTCTTCCACCGGGAGCCCTTGCGCCGACCGTCGAAGAGATCACGACGGATAAACAACAGGTCGTCGATGTGGCCTTCTCTCTGAAACGGGACGGCGCTCATGTTCCGACGACGGAAGAGTATCGAATGCTTCGCGATACGGCGAAGGCCTTTGAGGATAAGCTCTACGAGCTTCCTGAGATCGCCGAGGTGGAGCGCTTCGGATATCGAAATCGCCAGTTTCTTGTCGAGGCTGATCCGGCGGCTCTGAATGCAAAACGTGTAGGGCTCAATCAAATCTTGAACGTCCTTGGCATGCGTAACGTCGATATGCCTTCAGGCGTCATGCGACTGAACGGTACGGAGTATCTTCTGCGAACGCGGGGTCAGTTTTCCGAGGCCCTTGAGATGCGCTCGGTTCCAATCGTCGGTAACGCCACCGGCTTTATGACGGTGCTTTCCGATGTGGCGCAGGTCTTCGATACGTACGAAGATCCGACTATTTATGAGAAGTATGATGGATCGCATGTGATTGTGCTGCGCGTCTGGAAGACCGAAACGGCCGACATCATCAACGCCGCAGAAGCGGCTAAAGCGACCGTTGAAAAGATGAAAGAACGCTATCCGGAAGTCGAGGTGACGGTCTTTCTTGATCAGAGCACCGACGTCGTGCGGCAGCTGAACGATCTTATCATGAATTTTGTGACGGGCCTGACTCTCGTTGTCGCCGCATTGTTTTTCATTCTGGGATTCCGGCTGAGCATGATCATCTCGTTCGCCATTCCGTCGATCTTCCTGATCGCCTTTACGATCATTCATGCGGCAGGGATCACGATCAATACGATCAGTATTTTCGCCCTGGTCATGGTGCTGGGTATGATGGTGGATAACTCCATCGTTGTCGCCGAAAACTCGTTTCGTCTGATGCAGGAGGGGCAGGCTCGCGGCGATGCCATCCGCAATACGCTTTCTGAGGTATTCGCTCCTCTGCTTGTGACGATGCTTGCTATTGGAGCGGCGTTCGCTCCGCTCCTTTTTATGGGCGGCATTATCGGGAAGTTTGTTTTCGGTATTCCGGCCGTGATCCTGATCGTGCTCGTCGTCTCGCTCGTCTTCTCCCTTGTCTTTCTCCCGTCGTGGCTGAACACCTTTCTACCCGAGCGTGTAAAGGCCACGTATGGGGGCGACGACGAAGAGGCTGGCGGGTTTGGTCTGATTGTGCGAGCCTATCGTAAGACGATGGCCATCGCTCTGCGATACCGATATGCAGTGATCGGAGGTTTTACCGTTTTCTTTTTCGGACTTCTCTTTCTGGCGGGTCGGTTTCTGCCCTTTGTGCTGTTCCCGGCCGGAGGTGAAGACCAGATCGATATCAAGACGTATATGCCTCAGGGCACGACGCTACAGCGTAACCTTGAGGTGATGGATAAAGCCGAAGGCCTGATTACCGAAGTTGTCGGCGATCAGCTTGTCTTCCTGCGTGATAGAGTGGGGATTCATGAGCCGCCGTTTGATGATCCGAAGCCCGGCGAAGAGACGCATCGATCGACCGTGATCGTGAAGCTCACACCTGTGCAGGAGCGCGATGATGAGGCCTCTGCCGCCATCTATGTGAAGAAGATACGGGACAGGCTGAAAAAGGCTCAGCAAGCGGGCGAATTGCCGGCGGAGTTCAGATATGATGTAGAGGCGGCGCTGCATGGTCCGCCCGTTGGCAAGCCAGTCTCGCTACAGATTCGCGGACCGGAGTTTGCACAGCTCAAAGAGATCGCCGCTCTTTATATGAAGGAGCTTGAAGGCATGCCTGGCGTTTATGATGTCAGCCTTGACCTTGAAGAAGGCAAAGAAGAAATCCGGTTTTATGTGAAAGACGATGTGGCCGCAAAGGCGGGGCTGAGCGTGAATGACGTTGCTGAATCGATTCGCACGGCCTTTAACGGAGAGGTGGCCTCGTCTATCAGCAAGGGCGAAGACCGCATCAATATTGTCGTAAGATTTCCCGACGAGGCTCGCCATAAGATTGAAAGTCTGAAGAAAGTCAAGGTACAGAACAACCAGGGACGCCTTGTGCCTCTTGAGAGAGTCGCTTATTTCACGAGAGAGCGAAGTTATTCGATGATTAACCGACAGGATCTGATGCGAGTCGTTCGCGTCGAGGCTTCGGTCGATACGGATCTGACGACATCTCTCGATGTGAACCGCCTGCTACAGAAGAAGATCGATATCTCGAAGGATTATCAGGACTATTCGGTCAACTTCGGGGGCGAACAGGAAGACGCTCAGGATTCCTTCACCGATCTTGTTATCTCATTCGCTTTCGCTATGGGGGTGATTTTCGCGATCTTCCTTGTCTACTTCAATTCAGCGACGACCACGGGCGTCGTTATGGGAGCGATCCCGTTCGGCATCGCCGGCGTTCTGCTCGGGTTGATGCTGCACGGAAAGCCTCTCAGTTTCATGAGCATGCTTGCCATCGTAGCGTTAAGCGGTTCTATTGTGGCCAACACTCTCGTTCTTGTGACGTTCACCGAAGAGCTGCGTAAAAAGGGGCAGGATTTGCACGAGGCTATCATCAATGCAGGAGCGATTCGCCTGCGCCCGGTGCTTCTGACGACCGTTACGACCGTGATCGGATTGCTGCCAAGCGCTTACGGAATCCCGACCGTTGACCATTTCGTGCAGCCGCTGTCTTTGAGCTTCGCCTGGGGATTGATGTTTGCCACGTTGATCACGCTCGTTCTCTGCCCGCTGCTTTACATGATGAAAGAAGATTTTCTGGCCCGGCTGCGAAAGGCCTGA
- a CDS encoding TetR/AcrR family transcriptional regulator codes for MAIKKTAKRSPARTSKKGRPAGGETAREKILEAAYRVVQQHGAGHLTLENVAWEAGVSKGGLLYHFRSKDDLIRGMVEEHVRQEERHMHENLGEDPDAKAILRFVIDTAFEGRSGYDEDHEIGAALLPAILENPALLEPVENLICEMNRKIDELKDPALGYILRLALDGMHFTHMMGIGVIEDWQRKEVFKRMQQLVDEL; via the coding sequence ATGGCGATAAAGAAAACGGCGAAACGATCACCGGCACGCACATCAAAGAAGGGGCGGCCTGCCGGCGGCGAAACGGCACGAGAAAAAATACTTGAGGCGGCCTATCGCGTCGTGCAACAGCACGGGGCGGGGCATCTGACGCTTGAAAACGTAGCATGGGAGGCAGGCGTCAGCAAAGGCGGCCTGCTCTATCACTTTCGCTCGAAGGACGATCTGATCCGCGGCATGGTCGAAGAACATGTGCGTCAGGAAGAGCGGCATATGCATGAAAACCTTGGCGAAGATCCCGATGCAAAGGCCATCCTGCGCTTCGTGATCGACACGGCGTTCGAAGGTCGTTCGGGCTATGACGAGGACCACGAAATCGGCGCCGCTCTGCTTCCGGCCATTCTCGAAAACCCGGCTCTTCTCGAACCTGTTGAGAATCTGATCTGTGAGATGAACCGTAAGATCGACGAGCTGAAGGATCCTGCTCTGGGGTACATTCTGCGCCTTGCTCTCGATGGCATGCATTTCACACATATGATGGGCATCGGCGTCATCGAGGACTGGCAGCGCAAAGAGGTTTTCAAACGCATGCAGCAGCTTGTCGACGAGCTGTGA
- a CDS encoding helix-turn-helix domain-containing protein: MEKDAIQKAGPARGLIRPIEQNPTEQSPIEHERILPPPSLAHLVRHFWYVSWNLETSVVRENLPHPAIHLVFEKGRAEIVGVPTSRFTVELSGKGRVVGVRFHPGAFSSLVAGLNDSDTAGPSEKGRRSGAASDWTDRRLPASDALGPQIEQTLTEVESQAWPECLTPLIRMLEDLSARVGPLPADALLARRLVERLESEAELKRVEQLCDDEGIPMRTLQRLFLRHVGVSPKWVICRFRLHEALARIDAGEPANWAALALDLGYFDQAHFINDFSRFVGSTPVQYRRRPTS; this comes from the coding sequence TTGGAAAAAGACGCCATTCAGAAGGCGGGACCGGCCCGCGGCCTGATCCGTCCGATTGAGCAGAATCCGACCGAACAGAGTCCGATCGAGCATGAGCGCATCTTACCGCCGCCTTCGCTCGCTCACCTGGTGCGTCACTTCTGGTATGTTTCCTGGAATCTCGAAACCTCCGTCGTAAGGGAGAACCTACCACATCCGGCGATTCATCTCGTTTTTGAGAAGGGCAGGGCTGAGATCGTCGGAGTTCCGACATCTCGTTTTACGGTGGAGCTCTCGGGAAAGGGCCGCGTCGTCGGAGTGCGCTTTCATCCGGGGGCCTTTTCGTCGCTGGTAGCTGGCCTGAACGATTCTGACACAGCGGGCCCGTCCGAAAAAGGACGGCGTTCAGGAGCAGCCTCGGATTGGACGGACCGGCGACTGCCGGCCTCCGATGCCCTGGGCCCGCAAATTGAACAGACCCTGACGGAGGTCGAAAGCCAGGCCTGGCCGGAGTGTCTTACGCCGCTAATCCGAATGCTTGAAGATCTCTCGGCCCGGGTCGGACCGCTACCCGCAGATGCTCTTCTTGCCCGACGCCTGGTGGAGCGTCTGGAAAGCGAGGCGGAGCTGAAGCGCGTCGAGCAGCTCTGCGATGACGAGGGCATTCCTATGCGCACGTTGCAGCGGCTATTCTTGCGTCACGTGGGCGTTTCGCCCAAATGGGTGATCTGTCGTTTTCGATTGCATGAAGCCCTGGCGCGCATTGATGCCGGCGAGCCTGCAAACTGGGCCGCTCTGGCCCTTGACCTTGGGTATTTTGATCAGGCTCACTTTATTAACGATTTTTCACGCTTTGTCGGCTCGACTCCCGTGCAGTATCGTCGCCGACCCACCTCATAA
- a CDS encoding SRPBCC family protein, which produces MLIDRTLQKTTVIHATAEAIWDALINPAKIKEYLYGTDTECDWKKGSPLVFRGQYEGHTYEDRGTILDIETGRSLSYSYWSSMSPLPDLPENYATVSFQLLPANGAVTLQLTQRGFTSEEGFSHSDTGWDQVLQKLKEIAER; this is translated from the coding sequence ATGCTGATCGACCGTACATTACAGAAAACCACAGTCATTCACGCCACTGCCGAGGCCATCTGGGATGCATTGATCAACCCCGCGAAGATCAAAGAGTATCTGTACGGCACGGATACGGAATGCGACTGGAAAAAAGGAAGCCCGCTTGTATTCCGGGGACAGTATGAAGGGCATACCTACGAAGACCGTGGAACGATTCTCGATATTGAAACGGGCCGGAGCCTCAGCTACAGCTACTGGAGCAGCATGTCGCCCCTGCCCGATCTGCCCGAGAACTACGCGACGGTCAGCTTTCAGCTCTTACCCGCCAACGGCGCCGTCACCCTTCAGCTCACACAGAGAGGCTTTACATCCGAAGAGGGATTCTCTCATTCCGATACAGGATGGGATCAGGTTCTTCAGAAGCTGAAAGAGATCGCCGAACGTTAG
- the rho gene encoding transcription termination factor Rho, which yields MSISKKAPRGKKSMRKKPPMQDVDQEYSQRYSEEPSEQPERQEGEASTGEESNGRYHHHKKQRYQGPTPPPIDLTEIKRLPIEDIYQKAEAMEIEGVSGMKRQNVIFAILQRQTEQNGVVYASGTLERMNEGYGFLRSPDYNYLAGPDDIYVSPSQIRHLQLRTGDTITGQIRSPKEGERFFAMLRVDTVNEDKPESSLKRILFDNLTPIYPNSRLVMEWNPGQLDTRIIDMFTPIGMGQRGLIVAPPRVGKTILMQNIANAITHNHPDVVLIVLLIDERPEEVTDMARHVRGEVVSSTFDEPATRHVQVAEMVIEKAKRQVEHGRDVVILLDSITRLARAYNQVIPTSGKILSGGVDSNALHKPKRFFGAARNIEHGGSLTIIATALIDTGSKMDEVIFEEFKGTGNMEIHLDRRLADKRIFPAIDLNKSGTRKEELLLPQDVLTRVFILRKALSPMSTTEAMEFLLDKIRGSKTNSDFLNSMNAPSM from the coding sequence ATGTCTATATCGAAAAAGGCCCCCCGCGGCAAAAAAAGCATGCGAAAGAAGCCGCCCATGCAGGACGTTGATCAGGAGTATTCGCAACGCTACTCCGAAGAACCGTCCGAACAGCCCGAAAGACAGGAAGGCGAGGCATCGACGGGCGAAGAATCAAACGGACGTTACCACCACCATAAAAAACAGCGCTATCAGGGACCGACTCCGCCCCCCATCGATCTGACCGAAATCAAACGACTGCCCATCGAAGACATCTACCAGAAAGCCGAGGCTATGGAGATCGAGGGCGTTTCGGGAATGAAGCGTCAGAACGTTATCTTCGCCATTCTACAGCGACAGACCGAACAGAACGGCGTCGTCTATGCCTCGGGAACGCTGGAGCGCATGAACGAAGGCTATGGCTTTCTGCGCAGCCCCGACTATAACTACCTGGCCGGCCCCGACGACATCTACGTCAGTCCATCCCAGATCCGCCACCTGCAACTGCGAACCGGCGATACCATCACCGGACAGATCCGCTCCCCAAAAGAGGGGGAGCGCTTCTTCGCCATGTTGCGCGTTGATACGGTTAACGAAGATAAACCCGAGTCCTCTTTAAAGCGTATTCTTTTTGATAACCTCACTCCGATTTACCCGAACAGTCGCCTCGTCATGGAGTGGAATCCGGGGCAGCTCGATACTCGCATCATCGATATGTTCACGCCCATCGGTATGGGCCAGCGTGGATTGATCGTCGCTCCGCCTCGCGTCGGTAAAACGATTCTGATGCAGAACATCGCCAATGCCATCACGCACAACCATCCGGACGTAGTTTTGATCGTGCTTCTGATCGATGAACGTCCCGAAGAAGTGACCGACATGGCCCGCCATGTGCGCGGCGAGGTCGTAAGCTCCACATTCGACGAACCGGCGACGCGACACGTGCAGGTGGCCGAGATGGTGATTGAGAAGGCGAAGCGTCAGGTCGAGCATGGCCGTGACGTCGTTATTCTTCTCGATTCGATCACTCGTCTTGCCCGGGCGTATAACCAGGTGATCCCGACGTCGGGCAAGATTCTGTCTGGCGGTGTGGATTCAAACGCCCTGCATAAACCGAAGCGTTTCTTCGGCGCCGCCCGTAACATCGAACATGGCGGCTCGCTGACGATTATCGCAACGGCTCTGATCGATACGGGCTCGAAGATGGACGAGGTGATCTTCGAGGAATTCAAAGGAACCGGTAATATGGAGATCCACCTCGATCGCCGACTGGCAGATAAGCGCATCTTCCCCGCCATTGATCTTAACAAATCGGGCACGCGTAAAGAAGAGCTTCTGCTTCCGCAAGATGTTCTGACCCGCGTATTCATTCTGCGTAAGGCCCTGTCGCCGATGTCGACGACGGAGGCGATGGAATTCCTGCTTGATAAGATTCGCGGATCGAAGACGAACTCCGACTTCCTTAACAGCATGAACGCCCCGTCGATGTGA
- a CDS encoding LysM peptidoglycan-binding domain-containing M23 family metallopeptidase — MHHRRFQNNPAPRRLEIRGRVSLIHLGRGSFLYTFPGKARPYIGRVDLSVVQMRKTALMVVVLFSGFFLGFSVFSNAGSAITTASDEQELVAGLNEKDLSPEELDQKSEDFKNKILSEDEEASSGKDRIAYTVKPGDTLSTISNRFRVPVHLISKSSGIRPDSTLRVGQKLTIPNRPGIYYRIKAGDRLAKVASYYSVKVEEVEKDNPSLHNLDLLPVGASIFLPNAKIPDPPPMWSMPAVGRLSSNFGYRVHPITRGRQFHGGIDIAVHYGPVRAARDGVVIYAGPMGSYGNAIIIKHDSQFKTLYAHLSRVSVRTGQQVKRGSVIATSGNTGFSTGPHLHFEVIYKGRAVPPFKYVKFR, encoded by the coding sequence ATGCATCACAGGCGATTCCAGAATAACCCCGCTCCGCGCAGGCTTGAGATTCGTGGTCGAGTCTCGTTGATCCATCTCGGTCGCGGCAGCTTCCTCTACACTTTTCCGGGAAAAGCTCGGCCGTATATCGGTCGCGTGGACCTTTCGGTCGTTCAGATGCGTAAAACGGCTCTGATGGTCGTTGTCCTTTTCTCGGGCTTCTTTCTCGGTTTTTCCGTTTTTTCAAACGCCGGCAGCGCGATCACGACGGCCTCCGATGAGCAGGAGCTTGTGGCCGGGCTCAACGAGAAAGATCTGAGCCCCGAAGAGCTTGATCAGAAATCCGAGGATTTTAAGAATAAGATTCTGAGCGAAGACGAAGAGGCCTCTTCGGGCAAAGACCGCATCGCATACACCGTAAAGCCGGGCGATACGCTCAGCACCATTTCCAACCGGTTTCGTGTTCCCGTGCATCTGATCAGTAAGTCGTCGGGAATCCGACCGGACTCTACGTTACGTGTCGGCCAGAAACTCACCATTCCGAACCGACCCGGTATCTACTATCGCATCAAGGCAGGCGATCGTCTGGCAAAGGTGGCGAGCTATTATAGCGTCAAGGTCGAAGAAGTCGAGAAGGATAACCCGTCGCTTCACAATCTTGATCTCTTGCCTGTCGGCGCGAGCATCTTCCTGCCCAATGCAAAGATTCCTGATCCGCCGCCGATGTGGTCGATGCCGGCCGTCGGCCGTCTGAGCTCCAATTTCGGTTATCGGGTGCATCCCATAACGAGGGGGCGTCAGTTCCATGGTGGGATCGATATTGCCGTGCATTACGGTCCCGTTCGTGCCGCTCGTGATGGCGTCGTCATCTACGCCGGCCCGATGGGATCTTACGGGAACGCCATTATTATCAAGCATGACAGTCAGTTTAAAACACTCTATGCTCACCTCAGTCGTGTGAGCGTGAGAACGGGACAGCAGGTCAAGCGTGGATCTGTAATTGCCACATCGGGCAATACGGGATTCTCAACCGGCCCGCATCTTCATTTCGAGGTGATTTACAAAGGCAGGGCGGTTCCGCCGTTCAAGTACGTAAAATTCCGCTGA
- a CDS encoding bactofilin family protein, which produces MATRSDSLNSVIGPGSIFEGKFYISGSLRIDGKFEGEIRTEDELVVGETGKVRTNIKARSVAISGTMIGNIVADEEVRLDRGGKLLGDVEAPVLHLNPGVIAQGQINITGGQKKDVKKLIEESFGESSSQKQDLEKNGQKKQAK; this is translated from the coding sequence ATGGCTACTCGCAGCGATTCTCTGAACAGCGTCATCGGACCCGGTTCCATTTTTGAAGGTAAATTCTATATCTCGGGCTCGCTTCGCATCGATGGTAAATTCGAAGGCGAGATCCGCACCGAAGATGAGCTTGTTGTCGGCGAAACTGGTAAGGTTCGCACGAATATTAAAGCCCGCTCCGTTGCTATCTCGGGCACGATGATCGGCAATATCGTCGCCGATGAAGAGGTGCGCCTTGATCGCGGCGGCAAGCTGCTTGGTGACGTCGAGGCTCCGGTTCTGCACCTGAACCCCGGTGTGATTGCACAGGGACAGATCAATATCACCGGCGGTCAGAAGAAAGACGTTAAGAAGCTGATCGAGGAATCCTTCGGCGAATCAAGCAGCCAGAAACAGGATCTTGAGAAAAACGGCCAGAAAAAGCAGGCAAAATGA
- a CDS encoding integrase core domain-containing protein codes for MCALLLLLQLYLYRYLVAENLMLRHQLLVYKRSIQKPRIKQLDRILWVILTGILPADLWKNALAFVKPATVIKWHREAYGFFWKWISRRKNPGRPAIRRMLRDEIRRIAEENPTWGPERILGELQMAGYRLHINTVRKYMPKRTKTPGGNWKNFLDLHASQIAAMDFFVVPMWNFTPLYVFFIIHHATREILHVNVTAHPGMDWVRQNLKEAFPAGKAIPKYIVHDNDPVFVHSRLFMGNVLSITPLRTAPHSPWQNCFAERFVGTIRRELTAHVIPLSENHLRKLVKEYVRYYNEDRTHSSIGRDSPVGRQRSERPPDRPLIAIPRVRGLHHRYFPVKKAA; via the coding sequence ATGTGCGCTCTTCTACTCCTCTTACAACTCTACCTTTACCGCTATCTCGTCGCCGAGAATCTCATGCTGCGACATCAGCTTCTCGTCTATAAGCGATCTATCCAGAAACCTCGAATCAAACAACTCGACCGAATCCTCTGGGTCATCCTAACAGGCATTCTACCTGCCGATCTCTGGAAGAATGCTCTTGCTTTCGTAAAGCCTGCTACCGTGATCAAATGGCATCGAGAGGCCTACGGATTTTTCTGGAAATGGATTTCACGAAGAAAGAATCCAGGACGACCAGCAATACGTCGCATGCTAAGAGACGAGATCAGACGCATAGCAGAAGAGAATCCTACCTGGGGGCCGGAGCGCATCCTCGGCGAGCTACAGATGGCGGGCTATCGCCTGCATATCAATACCGTTCGCAAATACATGCCGAAACGAACAAAGACTCCCGGAGGGAACTGGAAGAACTTTCTCGACCTTCATGCCTCGCAGATCGCAGCCATGGATTTCTTCGTAGTACCGATGTGGAACTTTACGCCGCTCTACGTCTTCTTTATCATCCATCATGCGACCAGAGAGATTCTGCATGTAAACGTTACGGCTCATCCCGGTATGGACTGGGTAAGACAGAATCTGAAAGAAGCCTTCCCGGCTGGAAAGGCCATCCCGAAATACATCGTCCATGACAACGATCCTGTGTTCGTCCACTCCCGGCTCTTCATGGGAAACGTGCTTTCCATCACTCCCCTCAGAACGGCGCCTCACAGCCCGTGGCAGAATTGCTTCGCAGAGAGGTTTGTCGGAACCATTCGAAGAGAGCTCACCGCCCATGTCATCCCGCTCTCAGAGAATCACCTAAGAAAACTCGTCAAAGAATACGTTCGCTATTATAACGAGGATCGCACGCATTCTTCTATTGGAAGAGATTCGCCCGTGGGAAGACAGAGATCGGAAAGGCCTCCCGACCGACCGTTGATCGCCATACCGAGAGTCCGAGGCCTCCATCACAGATATTTTCCAGTGAAGAAGGCGGCGTGA
- a CDS encoding type II toxin-antitoxin system HicB family antitoxin: MKRSFSASVTKEDGIYVAQCLEVDIASQGSSPEESLANLQEALALYFEDPRPTITPDIKKIEVEIGAA, encoded by the coding sequence ATGAAACGATCCTTTTCCGCCAGCGTTACAAAAGAAGATGGAATCTATGTTGCTCAATGCCTTGAAGTGGACATAGCCAGTCAGGGCAGTAGTCCCGAAGAGTCTCTCGCTAACTTGCAGGAGGCCCTTGCACTGTATTTTGAAGACCCCCGGCCCACCATTACTCCCGACATTAAGAAGATTGAGGTTGAGATAGGTGCCGCCTAA